The Ignavibacteria bacterium genome window below encodes:
- a CDS encoding TonB family protein has translation MKIRYLLILFLIPFFHIKAQDGLIRDYYDNGHMRSAIYYANDILHGTARWFYENGVLKEEKNYEMGKLNGWIKTYYDNSAPRMELFIKDGKRDGIAKEYYDNGGLKTYLVYVEGVLKEKKDYGYDVTLKPPAPEGKTNDMLMRGGAKKNIASNDNTSAPGAENIIKGSPPKSDPEEFLLAAEEYPQPVGGMDAITSKLVYPTNARNAKIEGEVIVRAYVDEAGAVTKTEVVKGIGFGLNEAAQDAVKQTMFQPGRIDGKPVKVQIVLPVKFKL, from the coding sequence GTGAAAATAAGATACCTCTTAATCCTATTCTTAATTCCGTTTTTTCATATAAAGGCTCAGGACGGTTTAATTAGAGATTATTACGACAACGGGCACATGAGATCGGCCATTTATTACGCCAACGACATTCTGCACGGAACTGCAAGGTGGTTCTATGAAAATGGTGTCCTCAAGGAAGAAAAAAACTACGAAATGGGGAAGCTGAACGGCTGGATTAAAACTTATTATGATAACAGCGCCCCCAGGATGGAACTCTTTATTAAAGACGGTAAACGCGACGGTATAGCCAAGGAATATTACGACAACGGCGGCCTTAAGACTTATCTGGTCTATGTGGAAGGCGTGCTGAAGGAAAAGAAAGACTACGGCTACGACGTTACGCTTAAGCCTCCTGCGCCTGAAGGAAAGACCAACGACATGCTTATGAGGGGCGGAGCAAAGAAGAATATTGCTTCAAATGATAATACTTCTGCACCGGGCGCCGAAAATATTATTAAAGGAAGCCCTCCTAAAAGTGATCCTGAGGAATTCTTACTTGCTGCCGAGGAGTACCCGCAGCCTGTAGGCGGAATGGATGCCATTACCTCTAAGCTCGTTTATCCCACGAACGCCCGCAATGCAAAGATTGAAGGGGAAGTTATTGTAAGAGCTTACGTTGATGAGGCTGGGGCAGTCACTAAGACGGAAGTCGTAAAAGGGATCGGTTTCGGCCTTAATGAAGCGGCTCAGGATGCTGTAAAACAGACCATGTTCCAGCCGGGAAGAATTGACGGAAAGCCAGTTAAAGTGCAGATAGTGCTCCCTGTAAAGTTCAAACTCTAA
- a CDS encoding flavodoxin family protein: MNKKVLVLSSSPRKGGNSDLLCDQFLLGAQQAGHNPEKIFLKNKKINYCTGCGKCFDGGKNCPQKDDMAEILEKMIASDVIVMATPVYFYTMSAQMKTLIDRTCSRYTEINNKEFYCIVAAADRTKKAMERTLEGFRGFTSCLNGAQEKGTVYGTGAWKTGDIIRNKAMTQAFEMGKAV; this comes from the coding sequence ATGAATAAAAAAGTTTTAGTACTATCCTCCAGCCCCCGCAAGGGAGGAAACTCAGATCTTCTGTGTGATCAGTTTCTTTTGGGGGCACAGCAGGCGGGGCATAATCCGGAAAAGATATTCCTGAAGAATAAAAAAATAAACTACTGCACCGGGTGCGGCAAATGCTTTGACGGCGGAAAAAACTGCCCCCAGAAAGACGATATGGCTGAAATACTGGAGAAAATGATAGCCTCCGACGTTATTGTAATGGCAACACCTGTTTACTTTTACACTATGAGCGCACAGATGAAAACTCTGATCGACAGAACCTGCTCACGCTATACGGAAATAAACAATAAGGAATTCTACTGCATTGTGGCTGCTGCCGACAGGACTAAAAAAGCAATGGAAAGAACCCTGGAAGGATTCAGGGGCTTTACTTCCTGCCTCAACGGGGCCCAGGAAAAGGGAACTGTATATGGAACCGGAGCCTGGAAAACAGGCGATATCATTAGAAACAAGGCGATGACGCAGGCATTCGAAATGGGAAAGGCGGTTTAG
- a CDS encoding thioredoxin family protein yields MKKTFVLILALLAFSLNYAQSPGGKSSPELKPRITFVELGSVRCIPCKQMQPVMKSVEKKYGRQIKVVFYDVWKEDQKKYSRQYGIKLIPTQVFLDETGKEIFRHEGFFAEKEIDKFLQSKGLKILN; encoded by the coding sequence ATGAAAAAGACTTTTGTCCTGATACTTGCTCTCTTAGCCTTTTCATTAAATTATGCCCAGAGCCCGGGCGGGAAAAGTTCTCCTGAGCTTAAGCCCCGGATAACTTTCGTGGAACTCGGGTCTGTAAGATGCATACCATGCAAACAGATGCAGCCGGTTATGAAATCAGTTGAAAAAAAATACGGCAGACAGATAAAAGTTGTTTTCTACGACGTCTGGAAAGAGGATCAGAAAAAATACAGCCGGCAGTACGGCATAAAGCTCATACCGACTCAGGTTTTTCTGGATGAAACGGGCAAAGAGATATTCAGGCATGAAGGGTTCTTTGCCGAAAAAGAAATTGATAAGTTCCTTCAGTCCAAAGGCCTGAAAATTCTAAACTAA
- a CDS encoding thioredoxin family protein: MVVKVLGTGCARCKNLESSVKDVIEKNNIEAEVVKVTDIPEIMKYGILMTPGLVVNEKVVSSGIIPKSEQILQWLKQA, from the coding sequence ATGGTTGTAAAGGTACTTGGAACGGGCTGTGCAAGATGCAAAAATCTTGAATCGTCAGTAAAAGATGTAATTGAAAAAAATAATATTGAGGCCGAAGTGGTCAAAGTAACCGATATTCCGGAGATAATGAAATACGGTATCCTTATGACGCCGGGCCTCGTTGTAAACGAAAAAGTCGTTTCGAGCGGTATAATTCCTAAAAGTGAACAGATCCTTCAATGGTTAAAACAAGCTTAA
- a CDS encoding response regulator: MSIRILIGDRDKDTRDIIKRILSSSCKCKITEIEEVRDFITAAINQDFDMAILDLDIQPQNTDKIISVIRSVHSNDKLPLVVLASALDKEKIISLLKLGIADIILKPIYQNSASDKLKGLLKVISDKKPDSQMEETSDEAEESQDSSGKTKFLLVEHDKQFRSQFTRLYGDKYDITIADNGQEGLNLFEKLRPGFVFVSEQIKIINERALAQKIRAIPGGTEVKIYFFSTVLKSTAMKSNLFNGVVEKSASMETFNKEFRKVVLGEETSLFQKVGKVLRSELASQIGSISAGEFKRAIGMEISLISQSSEVKIANEILASVELIDDKKEISVTVGLFGSSKDMLLIAEKVTGAPVPFSGQAIEAIGGVVAGISDRINHVLSQSGITLNPQSFKVNNRLENKLSYEWDIEVGLKGPQNELYKAAAYCSKFV; this comes from the coding sequence TTGTCCATAAGGATACTAATAGGCGACAGAGATAAAGACACCAGAGATATTATAAAACGGATATTAAGCAGTTCTTGTAAGTGTAAAATAACGGAGATAGAAGAAGTAAGAGATTTTATTACTGCGGCTATAAACCAGGATTTTGATATGGCAATTCTTGACCTGGATATACAGCCGCAGAATACTGATAAAATTATCAGCGTTATCAGATCGGTTCATTCGAACGATAAGCTGCCGCTTGTTGTACTGGCAAGTGCTCTGGATAAAGAAAAGATAATAAGCCTCTTAAAACTGGGTATTGCCGACATAATTCTGAAGCCCATCTATCAGAATTCGGCATCAGACAAATTAAAAGGTCTGCTGAAAGTTATTTCCGATAAGAAACCGGACAGCCAGATGGAAGAAACTTCTGATGAAGCCGAAGAGTCTCAGGATTCTTCAGGAAAAACAAAATTCCTCCTGGTTGAGCATGATAAGCAGTTCCGTTCGCAGTTCACAAGGCTTTATGGTGATAAATATGACATTACAATTGCCGATAACGGGCAGGAGGGCCTGAACCTTTTTGAAAAGTTACGGCCCGGGTTTGTTTTTGTCAGTGAGCAGATAAAGATTATTAATGAAAGAGCCCTGGCGCAGAAGATAAGGGCTATTCCGGGAGGCACGGAAGTAAAAATTTACTTTTTCTCCACCGTTTTGAAATCCACTGCCATGAAATCTAACCTTTTTAACGGTGTGGTGGAAAAGTCTGCTTCAATGGAGACTTTCAACAAGGAGTTCCGTAAAGTTGTCCTCGGGGAAGAAACCAGTCTTTTCCAGAAGGTTGGCAAAGTGCTCAGGAGTGAACTGGCTTCTCAGATCGGTTCAATTTCGGCGGGTGAGTTCAAGCGTGCAATTGGGATGGAGATTTCTTTGATTTCACAGAGCAGTGAAGTAAAGATTGCAAATGAGATCCTGGCATCTGTAGAACTGATAGATGATAAAAAGGAGATATCCGTTACCGTAGGACTCTTTGGAAGCTCAAAGGATATGCTTCTGATTGCGGAGAAAGTAACAGGGGCTCCTGTCCCTTTTAGCGGTCAGGCAATTGAAGCAATCGGCGGGGTAGTAGCAGGGATAAGCGACAGGATAAATCATGTATTATCCCAGAGCGGAATAACCTTAAATCCGCAGTCTTTCAAGGTAAATAACCGTCTTGAGAACAAGCTTAGTTACGAATGGGATATTGAGGTTGGCTTAAAAGGTCCGCAGAACGAGCTGTACAAGGCCGCGGCTTACTGTTCAAAGTTTGTTTAG
- a CDS encoding N-acetylmuramoyl-L-alanine amidase, which yields MKSFLLSSAVILAFVLSFTNPVPAQKTDNKKPGITMIDPDRDTTIISSEHLGISANTVPGSRVTINGRAFKVYPSGVFAGLLDLQVGENPFTITSVTPSGETLTKSFLIIRRKPLETTPQDSLVIEDALMEPSRELWLQTGDILNVSFKGTPGRQAFFGSGKGSWLPMTELPDSETNGIRGIYHGIYKIRPTETVPPIAVTFKLQDSTGKSITKVSKGLFSVRTGDFPLVAVTKGDRPYLNFGLGEDRLGGAKMGFLNPGIRLKINGKAGKQYRVMLSQNLEAWIPEDEVDILPEGTFMPYSLTGSWSVYGDNKYDYISIGLNEKLPYTSVQDPLNHRLIVDVYGAVANSNWITQHLTTKEIKNVYYEQPEKDVFRIIIELKHNQSWGYGIDYRGSSLVIKVKRQPEKLDIDKLTFVLDAGHGGASLGAVGGTGSLEKNINLSTVMHLKELLENEGAKVILTRKDDSNVLNSERVRTIINSGADILISIHANAPGASSDPEKIKGISTYYKYIGFRPLSTSIYNQVLKTGLEPNGNVGSFNFTLNSPTELPNVLVEQAFMSNPEDEMKLTDDNFRKELAEKIVKGVKDFLEHCEEN from the coding sequence ATGAAGTCCTTTTTACTTTCTTCAGCGGTAATCTTAGCATTCGTCCTTAGTTTTACAAACCCGGTTCCGGCACAGAAAACAGATAATAAAAAACCCGGAATAACCATGATAGACCCTGACCGGGATACAACAATAATATCATCTGAACATTTAGGCATTTCTGCCAACACCGTTCCGGGCAGCAGGGTTACTATTAACGGCAGAGCCTTTAAGGTTTACCCTTCAGGCGTTTTTGCAGGACTGCTCGACCTTCAGGTAGGAGAAAATCCTTTTACAATTACTTCCGTCACCCCTTCAGGGGAGACGCTCACGAAATCGTTCCTTATAATTAGGAGAAAGCCGCTTGAGACCACACCTCAGGATTCTCTTGTAATTGAAGACGCCTTAATGGAGCCTTCGCGCGAACTATGGCTTCAGACCGGCGACATTCTGAACGTTAGCTTTAAGGGCACTCCGGGACGCCAGGCGTTCTTTGGGAGCGGAAAGGGAAGCTGGCTTCCTATGACTGAACTGCCTGACTCTGAGACTAACGGCATACGCGGCATCTATCACGGCATTTACAAAATAAGGCCTACAGAAACTGTTCCCCCGATTGCAGTGACTTTCAAGCTGCAGGATTCTACGGGGAAAAGCATTACAAAGGTTTCAAAAGGATTGTTTTCAGTCAGAACAGGCGATTTCCCCCTGGTTGCCGTTACAAAAGGCGACCGCCCTTATCTTAATTTCGGACTTGGTGAAGACCGCCTGGGAGGAGCTAAAATGGGCTTCTTAAACCCCGGCATAAGGCTTAAAATTAACGGCAAAGCTGGAAAACAGTACAGGGTTATGCTAAGCCAAAACCTGGAGGCATGGATCCCTGAAGACGAGGTGGACATTCTGCCTGAGGGTACCTTTATGCCTTATTCACTGACGGGATCGTGGAGCGTTTACGGGGATAATAAATATGACTACATTTCCATCGGACTTAATGAAAAACTCCCTTATACTTCAGTCCAGGACCCTCTAAACCACAGGCTTATTGTGGACGTTTACGGTGCTGTTGCAAACTCCAACTGGATCACGCAGCACTTGACTACAAAAGAAATTAAAAACGTATACTATGAACAGCCTGAAAAAGACGTCTTCAGGATTATAATTGAACTTAAGCACAATCAAAGCTGGGGCTACGGAATAGATTACAGGGGCAGCAGCCTTGTAATTAAGGTTAAAAGACAGCCTGAAAAACTGGACATTGATAAACTCACATTTGTTCTCGATGCAGGCCACGGCGGCGCAAGTCTTGGCGCTGTGGGAGGAACGGGCTCACTGGAGAAGAACATAAATCTTTCAACTGTCATGCACCTGAAGGAGCTTCTTGAAAATGAAGGAGCTAAAGTTATTCTAACGCGTAAAGACGACAGTAATGTGCTTAACAGCGAGAGGGTAAGGACAATTATCAACTCCGGAGCCGATATACTTATAAGCATACATGCAAATGCTCCGGGTGCTTCTTCAGATCCTGAAAAAATTAAAGGCATAAGTACTTACTACAAGTACATTGGCTTCAGGCCCCTTTCAACTTCTATCTATAACCAGGTGCTTAAGACGGGACTTGAACCAAATGGGAACGTGGGAAGCTTCAACTTTACGCTTAATTCACCGACAGAACTGCCTAACGTGCTTGTCGAGCAGGCATTCATGTCTAATCCTGAAGACGAGATGAAACTTACAGACGACAATTTCCGTAAAGAACTGGCCGAAAAGATCGTTAAAGGTGTAAAAGACTTTTTGGAACACTGCGAAGAAAATTAA
- a CDS encoding cytochrome C biogenesis protein — MLNEIFTWLNSALYGNIYLASFASFTWGILSILLSPCHLSSIPLVVGYITTQGGISLKRTFSISLTFAFGILITIAMLGLITLLLGRLMGDIGSTGNYLVAAVFFAMGLYLLDLIKLPWNALGVSSTKYKGLTAAFLLGLLFGIGLGPCTFAFMAPVLGVVFQAASSEVMLSVTLLTCFALGHCTVIAGAGTLSRAVQQYLNWTESSRLMTYTKRACGVLVILGGLYIIMNQY, encoded by the coding sequence ATGCTGAATGAAATTTTTACCTGGTTAAACTCAGCTCTTTATGGCAATATTTACCTGGCTTCATTTGCCTCTTTTACCTGGGGTATATTAAGCATACTTTTAAGTCCCTGCCACTTATCAAGTATTCCTCTTGTCGTAGGCTACATAACAACTCAGGGCGGCATTTCTCTTAAGAGAACATTCAGCATATCCCTTACATTTGCCTTCGGGATATTAATTACAATAGCCATGTTGGGGTTAATAACACTGCTGCTTGGGCGCCTGATGGGGGATATAGGTTCAACGGGCAACTACCTTGTTGCTGCCGTATTCTTTGCAATGGGGCTCTACCTGCTAGACTTAATTAAACTTCCCTGGAATGCCCTTGGTGTAAGTTCAACAAAATATAAGGGGCTCACGGCTGCATTCCTGCTCGGGCTCCTTTTCGGCATTGGGCTTGGGCCGTGCACATTCGCCTTTATGGCGCCCGTTCTCGGAGTGGTCTTTCAGGCGGCTTCTTCAGAGGTTATGCTGTCTGTGACTCTTCTGACTTGTTTTGCACTCGGCCACTGCACTGTAATTGCCGGGGCAGGAACCCTGAGCAGGGCGGTTCAGCAGTATCTTAACTGGACTGAAAGCTCGAGGCTTATGACTTATACGAAAAGAGCCTGCGGAGTCCTGGTTATTTTAGGCGGACTTTATATTATCATGAATCAGTATTAG